A region of Streptomyces deccanensis DNA encodes the following proteins:
- the ilvC gene encoding ketol-acid reductoisomerase yields MAELFYDADADLSIIQGRKVAVIGYGSQGHAHALSLRDSGADVRVGLHEGSKSKAKAEEQGLRVVTPSEAAAEADVIMILVPDPIQAQVYEDHIKDNLKDGDALFFGHGLNIRFGFIKPPAGVDVCMVAPKGPGHLVRRQYEEGRGVPCIAAVEQDATGNAFALALSYAKGIGGTRAGVIKTTFTEETETDLFGEQAVLCGGTAALVKAGFETLTEAGYQPEIAYFECLHELKLIVDLMYEGGLEKMRWSISETAEWGDYVTGPRIITDATKAEMKKVLAEIQDGTFAQQWMDEYHGGLKKYNEYKTQDSEHLLETTGKELRKLMSWVNDEEA; encoded by the coding sequence GTGGCCGAGCTGTTCTACGACGCTGACGCCGACCTGTCCATCATCCAGGGCCGCAAGGTCGCGGTCATCGGCTACGGCAGCCAGGGCCACGCCCACGCGCTGTCCCTGCGCGACTCGGGCGCGGACGTCCGCGTCGGTCTGCACGAGGGCTCCAAGTCCAAGGCGAAGGCCGAGGAGCAGGGCCTGCGCGTGGTGACCCCCTCGGAGGCCGCCGCCGAGGCCGACGTCATCATGATCCTCGTCCCGGACCCGATCCAGGCCCAGGTCTACGAGGACCACATCAAGGACAACCTCAAGGACGGCGACGCGCTGTTCTTCGGTCACGGCCTGAACATCCGCTTCGGCTTCATCAAGCCCCCGGCCGGCGTCGACGTCTGCATGGTCGCCCCCAAGGGCCCGGGCCACCTGGTCCGCCGCCAGTACGAGGAGGGCCGCGGCGTTCCGTGTATCGCCGCCGTCGAGCAGGACGCCACGGGCAACGCGTTCGCGCTGGCGCTGTCGTACGCCAAGGGCATCGGCGGCACCCGCGCCGGCGTCATCAAGACGACCTTCACCGAGGAGACCGAGACCGACCTCTTCGGCGAGCAGGCCGTTCTCTGCGGTGGTACGGCCGCGCTGGTCAAGGCCGGTTTCGAGACGCTGACCGAGGCCGGCTACCAGCCGGAGATCGCGTACTTCGAGTGCCTGCACGAGCTGAAGCTGATCGTCGACCTCATGTACGAGGGCGGCCTGGAGAAGATGCGCTGGTCGATCTCCGAGACCGCCGAGTGGGGCGACTACGTCACCGGTCCCCGCATCATCACGGACGCCACCAAGGCCGAGATGAAGAAGGTCCTCGCCGAGATCCAGGACGGCACCTTCGCCCAGCAGTGGATGGACGAGTACCACGGCGGTCTGAAGAAGTACAACGAGTACAAGACCCAGGACTCCGAGCACCTGCTGGAGACCACGGGCAAGGAGCTGCGCAAGCTCATGAGCTGGGTCAACGACGAAGAGGCGTGA
- the serA gene encoding phosphoglycerate dehydrogenase, which produces MSSKPVVLIAEELSPATVDALGPDFEIRNVNGADRAELLPAIADVDAILIRSATKVDAEAIAAAKKLKVVARAGVGLDNVDVSAATKAGVMVVNAPTSNIVTAAELACGLLLATARHIPQANTALKNGEWKRSKYTGVELAEKTLGVVGLGRIGALVAQRMSAFGMKVVAYDPYVQPARAAQMGVKVLSLDELLEVSDFITVHLPKTPETVGLIGAEALQKVKPSVRIVNAARGGIVDEAALYSALKEGRVAGAGLDVYAKEPCTDSPLFELDEVVCTPHLGASTDEAQEKAGIAVARSVRLALAGELVPDAVNVQGGVIAEDVKPGLPLAERLGRIFTALAGEVAVRLDVEVYGEITQHDVKVLELSALKGVFEDVVDETVSYVNAPLFAQERGVEVRLTTSSESPDHRNVVTVRGTLGSGEEVSVSGTLAGPKHHQKIVAVGEYDVDLALADHMVVLSYVDRPGVVGTVGRVFGEAGINIAGMQVARSAAGGEALAVLTVDDTVPPAVLAEVAEEIGATSARSVNLV; this is translated from the coding sequence GTGAGCTCGAAACCAGTCGTACTGATCGCTGAAGAGCTGTCGCCCGCCACCGTCGACGCGCTGGGCCCGGACTTCGAGATCCGGAACGTCAACGGAGCGGACCGAGCCGAACTGCTCCCCGCCATCGCCGATGTCGACGCGATCCTGATCCGCTCGGCCACCAAGGTCGACGCCGAGGCGATCGCCGCCGCGAAGAAGCTGAAGGTCGTCGCGCGCGCCGGCGTCGGCCTGGACAACGTGGACGTCTCCGCCGCCACCAAGGCCGGCGTGATGGTCGTCAACGCCCCCACCTCGAACATCGTGACCGCCGCCGAGCTGGCCTGCGGTCTGCTCCTCGCCACCGCCCGCCACATCCCGCAGGCGAACACGGCGCTGAAGAACGGCGAGTGGAAGCGCAGCAAGTACACGGGCGTGGAGCTGGCCGAGAAGACCCTCGGTGTCGTCGGCCTCGGCCGCATCGGCGCCCTGGTCGCCCAGCGCATGTCCGCCTTCGGCATGAAGGTCGTCGCCTACGACCCCTACGTGCAGCCCGCGCGCGCCGCGCAGATGGGCGTGAAGGTCCTGTCGCTGGACGAGCTGCTGGAGGTCTCCGACTTCATCACCGTCCACCTGCCGAAGACCCCCGAGACGGTCGGCCTGATCGGCGCCGAGGCGCTGCAGAAGGTCAAGCCCTCGGTGCGCATCGTCAACGCCGCGCGCGGCGGGATCGTCGACGAGGCCGCGCTGTACTCGGCGCTCAAGGAGGGCCGCGTCGCCGGCGCCGGCCTCGACGTGTACGCCAAGGAGCCCTGCACCGACTCGCCGCTGTTCGAGCTGGACGAGGTCGTCTGCACCCCGCACCTGGGCGCCTCCACCGACGAGGCCCAGGAGAAGGCCGGTATCGCCGTGGCCCGCTCCGTGCGCCTCGCCCTCGCCGGTGAGCTGGTCCCGGACGCGGTGAACGTGCAGGGCGGTGTCATCGCCGAGGACGTCAAGCCGGGTCTGCCGCTCGCCGAGCGGCTCGGCCGGATCTTCACCGCGCTCGCCGGTGAGGTCGCGGTCCGCCTCGACGTCGAGGTGTACGGCGAGATCACCCAGCACGATGTGAAGGTGCTGGAGCTGTCCGCGCTCAAGGGTGTCTTCGAGGACGTCGTCGACGAGACGGTGTCGTACGTCAACGCTCCGCTGTTCGCGCAGGAGCGCGGCGTGGAGGTGCGGCTGACGACGTCGTCCGAGTCGCCGGACCACCGCAATGTCGTCACCGTGCGCGGCACGCTCGGCAGCGGCGAGGAGGTGTCGGTGTCCGGGACGCTTGCCGGGCCGAAGCACCACCAGAAGATCGTCGCGGTCGGTGAGTACGACGTGGATCTCGCGCTCGCCGACCACATGGTCGTCCTCAGCTACGTGGACCGGCCCGGTGTCGTCGGCACCGTGGGGCGGGTCTTCGGTGAGGCCGGTATCAACATCGCCGGGATGCAGGTCGCGCGTTCCGCGGCCGGTGGGGAGGCGCTGGCGGTGTTGACGGTGGACGACACGGTGCCGCCGGCGGTGCTTGCCGAGGTCGCCGAGGAGATCGGGGCGACGTCGGCGCGGTCGGTCAACCTGGTCTGA
- a CDS encoding helix-turn-helix transcriptional regulator: MAQSIVHAPFVGRDTEMARLRDMLDRAGAGEPRAVLVAGDAGVGKSRTLAEAAAYAARNGTVVLTGHCVDLGDVGLPYLPFTEILGALAADERFAPLLEAHPATARLLGGGADGSDRLQLFEGVAALLTDLAGTTPVLLVLEDLHWADQSSRDLLRFLLSRPVLQRPTPGAPAHRLAVFASYRADDLHRRHPLRPLLAELVRLPAVERLELRPMPDTEVARLVRSLRAEPLPEATVGRIVERAEGNAFYAEELLAATAEEPGAVLPSGLADVLLIRIEQLPGAAQQVLRTAAVAGRRVEHELLRDAVQLSDDELESALREAVGRQLLLPGEGSTYEFRHALTREAVYADLLPGERVRLHGVFAKLLARRGRAGESAERAHHSRESHDLADALTASVEAADHAHGIGAPAEELRQLEGALDLWSSVDAGARPRDLDPVTLTLRASAAAARAGENHRAVSLSRSALAGAGPDADSELAARVRYTLAGDLMRVDHLQAAFRYSSEALAMIPAEPPSRTWVWAAATHVMAARYVGEDEEAGRVAREALAVAERLGLADAQADLVISVVGLDPRSNRRTPRGRARLRDARELARGAGNVPVEMRALFNLAVGCFESGDLDDCLAWLSEGLDRAGRTGLLSSPYPVEMRYLHSLCLYTLGRWDECLRSAADADRLPADAGYAVGPALYVALARGDEQGAVDRARALLEGQYDFMAALVAGITLVEAAVLRHDPQAAVAQFRASVATLTEQVGARPDATVRLAALTLGAIADAVAERRSAGDEEAVRRWTATAEELVRAARDTAAVGEDGSEQGPEGLAWLARAEAEWTRVRTGPEVDVWRGAVDAFAFGDPYESARCRLRLAEALLAAGAREEAEAEARAVGETADRLGAVPLRAALDALARRGRLGEAPGGGEVPALTARESDVLRLLALGRTNRQIGEELFITGKTASVHVSNILAKLGATSRTEAVAVAYRQGLITTGSPT; encoded by the coding sequence GTGGCTCAGAGCATCGTGCACGCGCCGTTCGTCGGGCGGGACACCGAGATGGCCCGGCTGCGGGACATGCTGGACCGGGCCGGCGCCGGGGAGCCCCGGGCCGTGCTGGTCGCGGGGGACGCGGGGGTCGGGAAGAGCCGGACCCTGGCGGAGGCCGCGGCGTACGCGGCACGCAACGGCACCGTCGTCCTCACCGGCCACTGCGTCGACCTCGGCGACGTCGGCCTGCCCTATCTCCCGTTCACCGAGATCCTCGGCGCCCTCGCCGCCGACGAGCGCTTCGCGCCGCTGCTGGAGGCGCACCCGGCCACCGCACGCCTCCTCGGCGGCGGAGCGGACGGCAGCGACCGGCTCCAGCTCTTCGAGGGCGTCGCCGCGCTGCTGACGGACCTCGCCGGCACGACGCCCGTCCTGCTCGTGCTGGAGGACCTGCACTGGGCCGACCAGTCCTCGCGGGACCTGCTGCGCTTCCTGCTCAGCCGACCCGTGCTCCAGCGGCCCACCCCCGGCGCCCCCGCCCACCGGCTCGCCGTCTTCGCCTCGTACCGCGCGGACGATCTGCACCGTCGCCACCCGCTGCGCCCCCTGCTCGCCGAACTGGTGCGGCTGCCCGCCGTGGAACGGCTGGAGCTGAGGCCGATGCCGGACACGGAGGTGGCCCGGCTGGTGCGCTCGCTGCGCGCCGAGCCGCTGCCCGAGGCGACGGTGGGCCGGATCGTCGAGCGGGCGGAGGGCAACGCGTTCTACGCGGAGGAGTTGCTGGCCGCGACGGCGGAGGAGCCCGGCGCGGTGCTGCCGAGCGGGCTGGCCGACGTGCTGCTGATCCGGATCGAGCAACTGCCCGGCGCGGCCCAGCAGGTGCTGCGCACGGCCGCGGTCGCGGGCCGCAGGGTCGAGCACGAGCTGCTGCGGGACGCCGTGCAACTCTCCGACGACGAGCTGGAGTCGGCGCTGCGCGAGGCGGTCGGCCGCCAACTGCTGCTGCCGGGCGAGGGATCGACGTACGAGTTCCGGCACGCCCTCACCCGGGAGGCCGTCTACGCGGATCTGCTGCCGGGCGAACGGGTCCGGCTGCACGGGGTGTTCGCCAAGCTGCTGGCCCGCCGGGGGCGGGCGGGGGAGAGCGCCGAGCGTGCCCACCACTCGCGCGAGAGCCATGACCTCGCCGACGCGCTGACGGCGTCCGTCGAGGCCGCCGACCACGCGCACGGCATCGGGGCGCCCGCCGAGGAACTGCGGCAGTTGGAGGGCGCCCTGGACCTGTGGTCGTCCGTGGACGCCGGGGCACGGCCCCGGGACCTGGACCCGGTGACCCTGACCCTGCGCGCCTCGGCCGCCGCCGCGCGGGCCGGGGAGAACCACCGCGCGGTCTCCCTCTCCCGTTCGGCGCTCGCCGGAGCGGGCCCGGACGCGGACTCCGAGCTGGCCGCCCGGGTGCGCTACACCCTCGCCGGCGACCTGATGCGCGTGGACCATCTTCAGGCCGCGTTCCGGTACAGCAGCGAGGCGCTGGCGATGATCCCCGCCGAGCCGCCGTCCCGTACCTGGGTGTGGGCGGCGGCCACGCATGTGATGGCGGCGCGGTACGTGGGGGAGGACGAGGAGGCCGGGCGGGTGGCGAGGGAGGCGCTCGCCGTCGCCGAGCGTCTCGGACTGGCCGACGCACAGGCCGATCTGGTCATCTCCGTGGTGGGCCTCGACCCCCGGAGCAACCGGCGTACGCCGCGGGGCCGGGCGCGGCTGCGTGACGCCCGCGAGCTGGCCCGTGGCGCGGGCAACGTCCCGGTGGAGATGCGGGCCCTGTTCAACCTGGCCGTCGGCTGTTTCGAATCCGGCGACCTCGACGACTGCCTCGCCTGGCTCTCCGAGGGGCTGGACCGGGCGGGCCGCACCGGCCTGCTCTCCTCCCCGTACCCGGTGGAGATGCGGTACCTCCACTCCCTCTGTCTCTACACGCTGGGCCGCTGGGACGAGTGCCTCCGCTCGGCCGCCGACGCCGACCGGCTGCCCGCGGACGCCGGCTACGCGGTGGGTCCCGCCCTGTACGTCGCCCTCGCCCGGGGTGACGAACAGGGCGCCGTCGACCGGGCGCGCGCGCTCCTGGAGGGGCAGTACGACTTCATGGCGGCCCTGGTCGCGGGCATCACGCTCGTCGAGGCGGCCGTCCTGCGGCACGATCCCCAGGCGGCGGTCGCGCAGTTCCGCGCGAGTGTCGCCACCCTCACCGAGCAGGTGGGGGCCCGGCCCGACGCGACCGTGCGGCTCGCCGCGCTCACGCTCGGGGCGATCGCGGACGCGGTGGCGGAGCGGCGGTCGGCCGGGGACGAGGAGGCGGTGCGGCGCTGGACCGCCACGGCCGAGGAGTTGGTGCGGGCCGCGAGGGACACGGCCGCCGTGGGGGAGGACGGGAGCGAGCAGGGCCCCGAGGGGCTGGCCTGGCTGGCGCGGGCCGAGGCGGAGTGGACGCGGGTGCGTACCGGCCCCGAGGTGGACGTCTGGCGCGGGGCGGTGGACGCGTTCGCGTTCGGTGATCCGTACGAGTCGGCCCGTTGCCGGCTGCGGCTGGCGGAGGCGTTGCTGGCGGCGGGGGCGCGGGAGGAGGCGGAGGCCGAGGCGCGGGCGGTGGGGGAGACCGCCGACCGGCTGGGCGCCGTGCCGCTGCGCGCCGCCCTGGACGCGTTGGCCCGGCGGGGACGGTTGGGCGAGGCACCGGGAGGCGGGGAGGTGCCCGCGCTGACCGCGCGGGAGAGCGATGTCCTGCGGCTGCTCGCGCTCGGCCGGACCAACCGGCAGATCGGCGAGGAGCTGTTCATCACCGGGAAGACCGCGAGCGTCCATGTGTCCAACATCCTGGCCAAGCTGGGGGCGACGAGCCGTACGGAGGCGGTGGCCGTCGCCTACCGGCAGGGGCTGATCACCACCGGCTCGCCGACCTGA